TTCCCAAGTCCTCTTCTTGCTATCACATATGCGCTTGCAACATCTTTGCTTACCATAAACTGCGGTGCGAACTTCAGCATCCCTATCACTGATGTATATGCAGGATTTACTTCTATAACCTCTATCCCTTCTCGTTTTGCTAAAATCTTGATTTTGTCAAGAAGCGACCTGTAGCTGAAAAAGTGCCTTATCCGTCTTGATTTTCTGAAAGAAAAATCTCCTCTTTGCCCTTTGTCTTTTATATCAAGCCTCTCTATCACAATAGCTTTTCTTTTCTCTTTTGCAATCTTCACAATCTCATGCGCATACTGCCATCTGTAATACTCTCTTTTGTCAGAGTTTCCACTGTCAAGCTCCGGCATTGGAATCTTGCCATGGCTTATAAACTGTCCGCTTCTGTCCACCTCTACCCATGCCATGTGATTTGGATATGCGTTTGTATCTATCCCTATAGCACCGTTTTCTCTGGTGATTTCTGTCGCCGGAAAGAGTTTTTCTGCTGAAAAGTAAGCATACACATTCCCATTTTTGAGTTTTAGCTCTACAGAATAAGGCACTCCAAGAATAGCAATCTCCTGTAAAATTTCTTCTTTGTTTTTGTCTTTTTTAAAACCGGCTGACAATCTGGCAAATACATACTTTCTATCTCCTATATTTATCCTCAAAAATGTGCCTCTTTCATTTGTCACAATCCTTGTGTTTAAGTTCCCTTTCTTGCTCCTGTCTCCTCTTGAATATAAATTCCCTCTCCTCTTTTCCTGCCACTCAATCTTGAGCTTTTTATAAGGCTTTCCATTCATATGCCGCTTTTTGAGCTTTTCAAAAAGCTGCCTGCCACCAAAGATAGCTTTCCTTGGGTCTTCCCCTCTTTGCTTGCAGGACTCTAAAACACCCTTTGCTTTCATTATTGCATCATCTACATATCTTGAGTTCAAATTGAAAATCCCCTGCAAATCTTTTTTGAGATTATTTCTATCAAAGCCTTCTAAAAGCCTTTTATATGCAAATCTCATGCACGAAGACCATCTTCTCATAAGCTCCAGTACCTTTTGCCTGTCTTCATAACTTTCAAAAATAAGCTTGGCCTGAACTGTTACCACGTTTTTTTACACCTCTTATTAAGGCTCTTCTGCTGGTAGCATACATATTACCAACCTTTTGCACACAGAATAACTTTCAATGCTACCCAGTCAAAATTATACATTTTTGCATTGTAATTCTCAACTGTTGCACTCCTCCCATCCATTCAAAGAAAACACAAGATGCTTTTTCCAATTAACATCGTCCTGATAGGGAAAATCTTCTCTGTAATGAGAGCCTCTGCTTTCTTTTCTCATCAGTGCACCAGATGCAATTACGTATCCAATCATAAGCATGTTGTAGTATTCTATTTGCTTTGCTGTTTGAAGTTTTACTTCATTCAGAACAGATAATTTATTTAAAATATATTTAATTAAGCTTTCAAGTCCTTCTTCATTCCTAACAATTCCAGCAAACTCGCTCATCTTTGACCTTAAAATTTCCACCTCAGAAATTACATCTTCTTTAAACTCTTTAAAATTTTTGCCGAAGTAACTGAAATCATTTTCTTTTAACTCTCCAATATTGCTGTTATTGATATAGTTTGCTATCCTCCTTCCAAAAACCAGGCCTTCTAAAAGTGAGTTTGAAGCAAGCCTGTTTGCACCATGTACGCGCGTTCCTGCAGCTTCACCACATACAAACAAGTTCTCAATTGTAGTCCTTCCAAATTCATCTGATAAAACCCCACCCATACTGTAATGCTGAGCAGGTGCAACAGGAATCCTCTCTTTTGTTATATCCAAACCAAGACTCAGGCATGTTTTATATATGTTTGGAAATCTCTCTTTAATAAACTGACTGTCAAGATGGGTTATGTCCAGAAAAACATTCTGCGAGTTTGTTTTTTTCATCTCAAAATATATGGACCTTGAAACAATATCGCGCGGTGCAAGCTCTGCCTGTGGATGATATCTGGGCATAAATCTTTCGTTATTGATATTATAAAGAATCCCGCCCTCGCCTCTCACAGCCTCTGAAATCAAAAAACTTTTGTTCTTTTCATGGTATAACACTGTTGGATGAAATTGCACAAATTCCATATCAATCAGCTTTGCACCGCACCTCAAAGCTGCTGCACAACCATCCCCAGTTGTCACTTCAGGGTTGGTAGTGTATTTATATAAATATCCATAACCGCCAGATGCAAGCACAATGTATTTCGCAAGTATTATGAGATTTTTCCCATTCTTCTTAAGCAAAACTCCAAGTGCTTTTCGTTCGCCAGTTGTCAGAATGTCAACAAGAAAGGCATTTTCAAAAACGGTTACATTATCATATGACCTCAGTTTTAATCCAAGGTGTTCAGAAATTATTCTCCCGGTTGCATCACCGCTTGCATGGACAATTCTTCTTCTGCTGTGTGCACCCTCCTGACCCAGCACAATTTCTCCTTCATCATCTAAATCAAATGGTATGTTCATGTTGAGTAAAATATTTATGTTTTCAATCGCCTCATCAACCAGGATTCTTACCATGTAACCATCGCAAAGCCCTGCTCCTGCCTTTATAGTGTCCATATAATGAATGTCAGGGCTGTCATCCTGACTGAGTGGCGCTGCAATTCCGCCCTGAGCCAGGGTTGTGTTACTTATCTGAATACTTTCCTTTGTCACAAGAGCTATATTTAAAGACCTGTCAAGGTTAATAGCCGTATAAAGTCCTGCAACCCCCGTCCCTACAATAACAACATCAAATTTTAGAACTTCATCACTTTTTGTATCAAAATCAACACAATATCTTTTAAATTCAATCAAACCAACCATCCCCAATTTTTTGACTTAGCTGAGCTCAAGCATTTTCAAAAGCGCTTTTCTTGCTCCTTCCATAATATCTTTCTCCACATCAATCACATATTTCTCTTCTAAAAGTGCATTCCTTACAGATTCCAGAGTATTCTTCTTCATATTAGGACATATCATCCCTGGATGAAGAATATAGAACTTCTTATCAGGATTTTTCTTTTTTAAAGTGTATAATACTCCCATTTCAGTTCCGATTATAAATTCTTTTTTCTCTGAAGATGTTGCAAAATCAATAATCTGCTTGGTACTCCCGACAAAATCAGCAAGTTCAACAACTTCAGGTCTGCACTCAGGATGAACCAAAAGCAATGCCTCTGGATGAGCATTTTTTGCCTTTAATACATCTTCTTTTTTTATCCTGTAATGTGTAATACAAAAGCCTTCCCAGAGGACTATATCTTTTTCAGGTACCTGTTTTTTCACAAAGCTGCCCAAATTTTTGTCCGGCAAAAATATAATTTTATCATTCGGAAAGTTTTTTACAATCTTCACCGCATTTGACGAAGTACAGACCACATCAGACTTTGCCTTGACAGCTGCCGGAGAATTTATATAGCACACAATTGAATAGTCAGGGTACTTTTCTCTCAGGCTATCAACGTCCTCTTCGGTTATCATATCAGCAAGGGGGCATCCAGCATCTATTTCCGGCAAAAGAACATTTTTTTGTGGTGATAGAATTTTTGCACTCTCTGCCATAAAATGCACTCCACAAAATACTATCACATCCTCCGGTCGATCTGCGCACACCTTGCTCAGATAAAATGAATCGCCTACAAAATCGGCAATTTCCTGAATTTCGTCAATCTGATAGTTATGAGCAACAATTACTGCGTTTTTTTGCTTTTTCAAATCTTCTATCTCTTTTTTAATTTTCTCAATATCCAAGAAAATCACTCGCTTTTCCACTTAGATTTATTACTAATATAGCATTTAAAACTTAGAAAATCAACTTCTCAAGGGTATTCTAGGAATTCATAAAGTCAAGATATCCTTGCAAGATGTACACAGCAGAGAGTTTGTCAATCACATTCTTTTTCTTTTTCCATGATCTATTTTCTTCTGCTAATACTCTTTCAACAGCTTTTGTGGAAAACCTCTCATCCCATTTAATAACTTCTACCTTATATCTTTTTTCAAGCTCATTACATATTCCATCAATCTTTTTGAGATTCTCGGTTTTCTCATCCGGGTGAAATTTACTCAGAGGATACCCCACAACTATTTTAGCTATTTGATATTTTTCAAACAGCTTATCCAGGGCTGAATATAAATCTTCACTTTTAAGGTCAACAGTACAAAGAGGCTGAGCGGTTATCATAAGAGGATCAGAAATAGCAATCCCAACCCTTCTTGTTCCTACGTCAAGACACAAAATCCTCAAACTCAAATCACCTGCACAATTTTTCTAAATTATCTTGAGCGCAAACACGTTGCAGTACCTGCTACAGTATCCACAGCATAAGCATTTTGTATAATCAACAGTAACTTTGCCATCCTTCAGTTTCAGTGCTTTTTGATGGCAATACTTTACACATCTGCCGCACCCTTCACACCAGCTTTCTACATGAAGCCTTTTTGTTTTTATATTTTCAAGCAGCTTTTCATCTAAATACACTTTCCTTTCTTCAAAACATTTTATGTTGTAATCAATTTCAAATCTGCTTTGCATCCCAACAGCAACAGAGTGAAGATATGGAAAGTCAAATACAAACTCAAGAGCATTTTTGAAATCCGAAAGAAGATTTCCACCACCAAATATTTTCATTGCAAAAATTCCTTTACCTAACCTATATGCTTCTTTTACAGCCTCAATCATCTGGTAAATTGTGCCATCCACAATCCCAATTCCTTTGAAATTGAATATTGGATGTATTACTTCAATCTCAGAATACTTGAGTGAATCTTTTACTGCTTTGATATAATGTGTGGATATACCAAAATGCCTAACATATCCTTTTTCTTTTGCCTTCAAAAAGTATTCTATCGCCTCATAGTGCCCTTTAAAGGTGTGATCACCTTCCTGTTCATGCAACATAAATAAATCGATGTAATCAACATTCAACTCTGATAGTGCTTTTTTCAAAGATGCTTCTGCAGACTTTTTATCATAAGCATATGACTTTGTTGATATCACCGGTCTTTTCCCACCTATCTCAATAGACCTTCTTATATATTTGTATGTATCATAGAGTTCAGCCGTATCAACAAAGTTAATCCCTCTTTGATAAGCATATGCTAATAGCTCTGCTCCTTCGTCAACAGGAAGATTTTTCTGAAGAGGTCCTATGGTCAGTGTCCCAAAACAGAGCTTACTTACAACAAGAGATGTGTTTCCCAATTTAACGTACTCCATACCCATCCACCATCTTTGTATAATATATACCAAGAACAAAAAAACCCATAAGCAAGGCTATAATTATTGTGCCAGAATCGTTGACCAAAAACGAAAACAGTCCGATTATAAAAAATAACACAAATTTGTCTTTATGCGCTTTTACCGATGGCAGTATATCAAATCTATTTTGAATAACAATCCACAATAAAATCACAAAACTCAAAAGCACCGGTATTGTTAAAGGATAGCGGAAAAGATATGATAAATTCATTAACATCTTTCTTTTTAAAATAGAAACAAAAGTGCTATAATTTGCAAACGCATTGTATATGTAGCTATTTTTAAGAATCAAAACCATTGCAAGTGGAATAAAGGCAAATATAACTGCCAGTGTTTTAATTTTATGTTTTTCTTTGATAAATGCAAATACTGCAATGCCAGCTACAACAGAAAAAAATGCTCCAAAATTTACACCATAGTATGGAATTACTAAAACAAGAGCAACCAGGAATAAAGTTGCAAAAAGATTTCTAAAAGACATATTGCTGACAACTGATAATACAAATACAAACCCCATCAAATAGGCAAAAAATTCATTTCCAATCCCATAGAACCTGTTAGCAAGTGAAGGATGATATCCGGCTGTTGACAAAAGCTGGAGAATATTATCCATTAAAAATGCTTGCCCTAAGATTGAAAATATACCAAAAAGAGCACAAACAAGCTGTGAAATTTTCAAATCGAAACAAGAAGTGATGATTACTGTTAAAAAGAATATCAATAAAAATAAAAAAATATTGTTTACTTTCAGGATGAGCAAAGGAGAATAAATCACAAATATATACCCCAAAATTATGCTGGCTGGTATAAACCTCAAAAAGAACCTATTATATTTTCTATCAGGTTTCGAAAGAAAAACTACAGCACCTATCGCTGAAAAGATAACTATAATAACATACATTAATATTAAAAAACGATTTAAATACATAAGCTGATAATTTAAAATCCAAAAAAAATCCCATAACTTTACAATAAAATCTTTTGAAATAGCAAGGTTACCAATTTTCTCATGGTTTTTTATCAATTTTAAAAACTCTTTATCCAGTAAAAGTCCTTTTCTTTTTGTTTCAACTGATTTTTCTGTCCAAAAGCCATCTTTTAAATTGCTGCCAAAAACAAATGCAAGTTTGTTATCACCGCTGTACAAAAAAAATAAGCCTTCTTGTTCAGTATTAATAGCCACCCTGTTTTTTTCTAAATCCATACCATTTTTCTCAAGATAATGTTTAACACTCAAAGAATCCTTTGAATCTTTAAGCACAACAATTGTTGCAAATCCATTTTTCTTGTTCTTCAGTGCCCCTTTTACATATTCATAAAACTTGGAATTGCTGAAAACCCTGTTTTCAAATTTATAAAAATTCATCGAAAGACAATTAGCAAAAAAAACACTACTCAATATTATTGTCAATATAAAACTTAACAATCTCCTCCAGTATTTCATCTTTTTCAATTCTCCTTATAATTGAACGAGCGTTTTTATGGTTGGTAATATAGGTGGGGTCACCGGATATCAAATACCCAACAAGCTGAGCTATTGGATTGTAGCCCTTTTCTTTTAAAGCACTGTAAACCTCACTTAAAATCTCTTTGACTTTTCTTTCCATGCCATCGTCAAATGAAAAGTATTGTGTCTTATCATTCATTTCAAAATCCCACCTTAAATTAATTTTTAAGCCCTCATCCACCTAAAAAATCCGGATGAAGGCTTTAAAGATTTATTTTTTTCTGAGCTCATACAGCACAATTGCAGCTGCTATTGCAGCATTTAAAGATTCTGCTTTGCCAATCATAGGAATTTTAACCTTCCTGGTTGCATTTTCTAAAAAAAGTTTATCAGCACCTTTCGATTCGTTGCCAATCACCACTGCAAACCTGTCATCAACACAAAACTCAGAAATATCCAAATCTGCATACGGTGTTGTAACATACAAATAAAAACCTTTCTTTTTAAAAGCATCCAGAAGCTCTTCTTTTTTTACTTCTCTTATTATATCTAAATGAAACATAGACCCCATGGCTGAGCGAACTACCTTGGGATTGTACACATCTGCTGTGCCATCTACGGTAACAATACAATCAAATCCAAATGCATCGGCACACCTTATGATTGTTCCCAAATTGCCAGGGTCCTGTACAGCATCAACCACA
The Caldicellulosiruptor morganii DNA segment above includes these coding regions:
- the nadA gene encoding quinolinate synthase NadA, producing the protein MDIEKIKKEIEDLKKQKNAVIVAHNYQIDEIQEIADFVGDSFYLSKVCADRPEDVIVFCGVHFMAESAKILSPQKNVLLPEIDAGCPLADMITEEDVDSLREKYPDYSIVCYINSPAAVKAKSDVVCTSSNAVKIVKNFPNDKIIFLPDKNLGSFVKKQVPEKDIVLWEGFCITHYRIKKEDVLKAKNAHPEALLLVHPECRPEVVELADFVGSTKQIIDFATSSEKKEFIIGTEMGVLYTLKKKNPDKKFYILHPGMICPNMKKNTLESVRNALLEEKYVIDVEKDIMEGARKALLKMLELS
- a CDS encoding TrmH family RNA methyltransferase, with the protein product MSENRRIEVITSKENENVKRLRKLHEKKHREELKAFLVEGVKVVSEAIEYNLEKINLLVFSQEAVKKYNEFFNRCVNLFNSGKIPRIVQVPERVFEHISTTTTPQGVLAECSFFDRQLDSLDGYKRVVVVDAVQDPGNLGTIIRCADAFGFDCIVTVDGTADVYNPKVVRSAMGSMFHLDIIREVKKEELLDAFKKKGFYLYVTTPYADLDISEFCVDDRFAVVIGNESKGADKLFLENATRKVKIPMIGKAESLNAAIAAAIVLYELRKK
- the ruvX gene encoding Holliday junction resolvase RuvX, translated to MRILCLDVGTRRVGIAISDPLMITAQPLCTVDLKSEDLYSALDKLFEKYQIAKIVVGYPLSKFHPDEKTENLKKIDGICNELEKRYKVEVIKWDERFSTKAVERVLAEENRSWKKKKNVIDKLSAVYILQGYLDFMNS
- a CDS encoding IreB family regulatory phosphoprotein translates to MNDKTQYFSFDDGMERKVKEILSEVYSALKEKGYNPIAQLVGYLISGDPTYITNHKNARSIIRRIEKDEILEEIVKFYIDNNIE
- the nadB gene encoding L-aspartate oxidase, producing MIEFKRYCVDFDTKSDEVLKFDVVIVGTGVAGLYTAINLDRSLNIALVTKESIQISNTTLAQGGIAAPLSQDDSPDIHYMDTIKAGAGLCDGYMVRILVDEAIENINILLNMNIPFDLDDEGEIVLGQEGAHSRRRIVHASGDATGRIISEHLGLKLRSYDNVTVFENAFLVDILTTGERKALGVLLKKNGKNLIILAKYIVLASGGYGYLYKYTTNPEVTTGDGCAAALRCGAKLIDMEFVQFHPTVLYHEKNKSFLISEAVRGEGGILYNINNERFMPRYHPQAELAPRDIVSRSIYFEMKKTNSQNVFLDITHLDSQFIKERFPNIYKTCLSLGLDITKERIPVAPAQHYSMGGVLSDEFGRTTIENLFVCGEAAGTRVHGANRLASNSLLEGLVFGRRIANYINNSNIGELKENDFSYFGKNFKEFKEDVISEVEILRSKMSEFAGIVRNEEGLESLIKYILNKLSVLNEVKLQTAKQIEYYNMLMIGYVIASGALMRKESRGSHYREDFPYQDDVNWKKHLVFSLNGWEECNS
- a CDS encoding IS200/IS605 family accessory protein TnpB-related protein; this translates as MVTVQAKLIFESYEDRQKVLELMRRWSSCMRFAYKRLLEGFDRNNLKKDLQGIFNLNSRYVDDAIMKAKGVLESCKQRGEDPRKAIFGGRQLFEKLKKRHMNGKPYKKLKIEWQEKRRGNLYSRGDRSKKGNLNTRIVTNERGTFLRINIGDRKYVFARLSAGFKKDKNKEEILQEIAILGVPYSVELKLKNGNVYAYFSAEKLFPATEITRENGAIGIDTNAYPNHMAWVEVDRSGQFISHGKIPMPELDSGNSDKREYYRWQYAHEIVKIAKEKRKAIVIERLDIKDKGQRGDFSFRKSRRIRHFFSYRSLLDKIKILAKREGIEVIEVNPAYTSVIGMLKFAPQFMVSKDVASAYVIARRGLGKKERIPANYMKLLNSLDVSSLEELKEYVSKEVKNIHLRRKQIKEIEYVMRKIQSSGSESGRLFAPLDGTSAISCSAGYNLWRVLRVAVVTPLSPDRVLRDMSVLKSVLVSGQVGRPEIGASSYFLG
- a CDS encoding aldo/keto reductase, translated to MEYVKLGNTSLVVSKLCFGTLTIGPLQKNLPVDEGAELLAYAYQRGINFVDTAELYDTYKYIRRSIEIGGKRPVISTKSYAYDKKSAEASLKKALSELNVDYIDLFMLHEQEGDHTFKGHYEAIEYFLKAKEKGYVRHFGISTHYIKAVKDSLKYSEIEVIHPIFNFKGIGIVDGTIYQMIEAVKEAYRLGKGIFAMKIFGGGNLLSDFKNALEFVFDFPYLHSVAVGMQSRFEIDYNIKCFEERKVYLDEKLLENIKTKRLHVESWCEGCGRCVKYCHQKALKLKDGKVTVDYTKCLCCGYCSRYCNVFALKII